In Lolium perenne isolate Kyuss_39 chromosome 5, Kyuss_2.0, whole genome shotgun sequence, the sequence tgtccttgccgctctcgagcaccttctagCGCTGCGCCTCcaactccgcctgagccgctgccgggtcgatgttctgcgcgatgggggtggcgaggacattcatcgccgcttggagcggtgtttccggtggcgcggacgatgctcccgctgcgcctgcatcGCGTTCCAGCGGTggtttggccgcacgggtcgaaaccgcacgaccagcaccttcacccacaacttcttttcctgcaccaaccacgccggtcatcattacctcgacgctgccggcggcgcggccagcacagagccatctaggcgggtccggtgccaccagcaccggcgagaggcgctggcgcacagggacggtgccgaagtagacgcggtggctgccaaactcaatGATGcgaccgttcttggggaagatgccgccgttggtgaagcagcccgcgttgtcgttgatgaagtccatggcgtagatgcgctgcacgagcgcggacaccgtacgctcgccggagatctcgaggatgcccgcccgaatgtgaactcctgccagcgccacttcatgccccacggtgggcgccaactgtcgtcgtggtgaacagacagatgccataggatggcttagattggggccgaatggacgctagaggattcgggggagggtttgcgattagatgggaagaacttccggatgctttcctcaagaacacaaccaagggctggtatacaagaagagagacaagaggaagaactctttactagatcgctggcttcattgatttcaacatgattacaagtgcatgaacacaagctctatcgtctaatctcctctgtcgaCACGCGCCTgcaagaggcagtaccccctctccttatataggggagagggtggcttacagaacaagaaaccctaatggtatctttgactggacaaactactttacaaagctactttaatcataggtgacgccggagtcctctttaatcagggatgctgacgtcctccggcttctttcagcgtcatccctctctatggcgccagggctctgattaaagccaccttgcttagctcatccttgtcttcttgctccgaagagaatctttgaccagtcctgccgacaggcccttctctccggtatcttctttaccgggctccggcatacccccttggggataccggcttagcctcacTTAGCCCAAATTCCTACCTTGTTTCCGgtgagaacattaaaccggtatctcgatggctcaaaccatccggtttggcatgcctttggcataccgggggttatccccccaacagctactgacataggcatcccaaatgggcctaccgaagatagtacccggggtttactgaaggcctactacccgaagaataagaagattcggaagcccaagatattattaagaaaaactagagttgtaataggaagtgttatttgtaatcttgcgggatgagttagaaaccatcccggactctgtaacttgtacaacacgaatccctcggctccgcctcctatataaagggggagtcgagggacgaggaaggcatcgaatcattgtttacgaaccctagttttcataatcgtcgagtacttttcggctgaaaccttcgagatctacttgccctctactttcaactaaaccctagcctataatccataggcattgacaagttgataccttgtcaacgaGCTCGAGCGCCAGGTGGCGGTCATGCTAGCACAGGGCATCATTCGGATTTCGACGTCGCCGTTCTGCGCCCCCGTGCTACTTGTGCGCAAGGCCGACGGCACGTGGCGCTTCTGCATCGACTTTCGCGCCCTCAACACCGTCACGTCCAAGGACAAGTTCCCCATCCCCGTCGTGGATGAGCTCCTGGACGAGCTGCATGGCGCGcgcttcttcaccaagctcgacttgcgctcgggctatcatcaggtgcgcatgcacccggacgacatcgccaagacggcgttcCGCACTCACCATGGCCACTACGAGTTTTTCGTGATGCCTTTCGGCCTCTCCAACGCGCCGGCGACCTTCCAGGCCCTGATGAACGACGTGCTCAGCCCCTACTTACGCCACTTTGTGCTTGTTTTCTTTGATATTATTTTGATCTACAGCGCATCCTGAGCGGAGCACCTGCAGCACGTGGCCATCatcttcaacgagcttcgagcgcatcgTCTTCATCTCAAGCGCCCGAAGTGCTCGTTTGGCACGACCTCCGTCGCATACTTGGGCCACGTCATCTCCGCCGACGGTGTCGCGATGGACGCGGACaaggtcgccgccgtcgccgcctggcCGACGCCCCAGTCGCCGCGAGCTCTTCGCGGATTTTTGGGCCTCGCGGGATACTAACGGCAATACATCCAGGACTTCGGCCTCATCGCCGCGCCTCTCACGCGCCTGCTCCGCCGCGACGCCTTCTCCTGGGACGAGGAGGCGGCCACGGCCTTCGCCGCCCTGCAGCGGGCACTCACGATGGGTCCCGTTCTTCAGATGCCGGACTTCGACGAGCCGTTCGTGGTGGACTGCGACGCCTCCGGCATCGGCTTCGGCGCCGTCCTTCACCAGGGCGAGGGGCCCCTCGCTTTCTTCAGCCGCCCCTTCGCCGCGCGCCACCACAAGCTCGCCGCATATGAGCGTGAGCTGATCGGGCTGGTCCAGGCGGTGCGCCACTGGCGGGTGTATCTTTGGGGCCGGACGTTTCGTGTGCGCACGGACCACTACAGCCTGAAGTTCTTGCTGGATCAGCGCCTCTCCATAGTGCCGCAGCATCAGTGGATCAGCATGCTCTTCGGCTTCGACTTCACTGTCGAGTACCGCCCCGGCCGCCTCAACACAGTCGCCGACGCCCTGTCCCGCCGCGACATCGACGACGCCGCGGACGCGCCCACGGTCGGTGCAGCCCTCTGCATCCACTCTGGGCCATCTTTCGCCTTCATCGACAAGGTTCGCCACGCTACTGCCGAGGCCGCGGATGCGCAGCAGCTGCGCCAGCGCCTGGCCGACGGCGAGCTGGCCGCGCCATGGCGCCTGGACGAGGGACTACTCCTCCATGGGTGCCGCATCTTCGTGCCGGATCATGGAGACCTGCGCCACCAGGCCTTGTCCTTGGCGCATTTTGCAGGTCACGAGGGCGTCCAGAAGACCCTGCACCGTTTCTGCGCTGATTTTTACATTCCAGGGGATGGCGCCCTGGTGCGAGACTGGGTGCGGGCGTGTGTCACATGCCAGCGGAACAAGACGGAGACACTCCGTCCGGCGGGCTTACTGCATCCGTTGGACGTGTCGTCCCAGGTGTGGGCGgacatctccatggacttcatcgaaGGGCTGCCGAAGGTTGGCGGCAAGTCCGTCATCCTCACGGTGGTCGATCGCTTCTCCAAGTACGCGCACTTCATCGCCCTCGCCCATCCTTATACGGCAGCGTCCGTGGCACGCGCCTTCTTCGACGGCATCGTTCGCCTCCACGGGTTTCCGTCCTCCATCGTCAGTGATCGTGATCCTGTGTTCACGGGTCATGTCTGGAGGGACCTCTTTGGGTTGGCGGGCGTGAAGCTCCGCATGAGCACGGCGTTTCATCCTCAGACGGACGGCCAGTCCGAGGTCGTCAACAAGATCATCGCCATGTACCTGCGCTGCATCACCGGGGATCGTCTACGAGCTTGGGTGGACTGGCTGGCGTGGGCCGAGTACTGCTACAACACGTCCTACCACTCCGCGCTGCACGCCACTCCCTTTGAGGTGGTCTACGGGAGGCCACCGCCGGCGATGCTTCCCTATGCGCCTGGCACGGCACGTACTGAGACGGCGGATGACCTGCTGCGTACCCGCGACGAGATACTGGCTGAGGCGCGCCAGGACTTCTTCAGGCTCAGCAGCTGGCCAGGAGGTACTATGATGCACACCATCACGAGGCGGAGTTTGCGGTGGGCGACTGGGTCTGGCTACGCCTTCTTCACCGGACGACCCAGTCCTTGGACCCGCGCTCCAGGCGCAAGTTGGGACCTCGTTACGTTGGTCCCTTCCGTGTGCTGGAGCGCATCGGCACGCTCGCCTACTGTCTTGAGCTGCTCGCGGGCTCGCGCCTCCACGACGTCTTCAACGTCGGCCTCCTGAAGGCCTACCGTGGCGACCCTCCGTCTCCACCACCAGCTCTTCCACCTACTTCGGATGGGCGTCTCGAGCCTGCCCCGGCGAGTGTGGCTCGCGTGATGAAGGCCCAGCAGCGACGTGGTGTTTGGCACATCTTGGTGCATTGGACAGGCATGCCAGAGGACGAGGCGACTTGGGAGCAGCTTGAAGACCTCCGCCAGCAGTTTCCAGAAgttcagctcgaggacgagctgtttgagaaggcggggagagatgttatggtcggtctgacctatacacgcaagaagcccactagtggctagttgtgggcttagcccaagtaaattaggagcttagcccaagtaaattagggtttagaGGAGCCCGTCCTCCTACATAAACACATGTACCCTTCGTGATTAATCAGACAAATATTCAGTATCATACTGTCTCGTCTCCTGAAGGGAGCCGGGAGACCCCCTGCGCCCAGCCgcacccaaccctagccgccgcctccttcctccgtgacggcgcccagccgccggcgccgagcCCCCCAGCCTCTAcgccctcacttccacccttacaacCTCCGCCCTAGACCCGGTAGAACCCTAGCTCCTACCACATCCACTGCAATATGACACCATAATTTCAAACTTAATTCATTTTATAATTAATGTAACAGTTTCTTGCCGTCATGAAGAGAATTTTCCTGAACAGTTTTGTGGCAGCGTGTTTGCAGCGGTGAGGAGCTCGGTACCGGAACAAGCTGATCTTCATCTTTTGCGGATTGCAATAGTGAAATTTGAGTAGATACGAAAATTATCCAGATGTCAGAAATATAACAATGACTTGTAACACATGGTCCTGCAATCCCAAATACGATGAACATTTAAACTGGATTTACTTGTCATCTTCCTGAAATTCCTGCAAAGCAAAACAGTGCTTGAGCTGCAAGGACGTCCCAGAAAATTCATCCCTACAGTTACTGGTCGGAGTCTGAAGCTTGCCAGAGGCTTGAGTCAGAAAGAAAAATACATATTTCAAATTTTCTGGGACTGTATCATTCGGCTGATAGAACTATTGCAAGTAGTAACTTTTAAACGATGATAACACCCCTAGAGATAATAAACAGGGCAAACATGATTGTAAATCTTTTCATCAGGTAGATACACAACTAAAAAGTTCTTAACCAACAAAGGATGATCTTTTAGTCGGCTTTCTAGACCGATTGTTTCAAAGAAACTCTTCAACCCAACATGACATGTACGAAAAAGAAGACATATAATCACTTTCTATTCATTAGTTATATATAATCCCATACGGGTAATTTCATATGGCTTCAACCTTGAATATATTCAAAGTATATTCCTAAGACTACAACCTTGAATTTCACTTTGATTCAGGGAGGTGGCAAGGCATAGGGAAACCACCTGGGGGCCAAGTTCTGATTGGATTTTCTTGTTTTGTGGCTAAGTCTCCTGATCGAACTGTGAGAGGCATAGGAGCTGCGAGGCTCCAATGCTACCGGTTCGGCAGCCTTTTGTTGTTGGAAAGCTGTTTGACCTGCATGATGATTATGGTCTAGCTGATTGTTTCCTGGGACTAGCAGAACCATTATTGGTTTCTATATACACATATGAAGGAAAAACGTTTTACACTCTGATGGTACTTGCCTAGATTTCAACCAATCCAAATATACCTACAGCCGTACAACAACAATGATTAATCAATATACTAATAACATGCCCAAATTTAGTCCTTCGATCAGAAGTACTCACGTCCCAGAACTTGGGTGATTGATATTCAGCAACTTTAACCGATAAAATGGACAAGAACTATATAGAATGAAGTAGCACTCTTAGATTTATCAGCCTTTACTTGCACATAATAATTTTACTTTAAGTTAATAATATATTGCTGCACCAAATATCTTACAGTGTCTTACCCAAAGCATTTTATATTTATGCTGAAGTAAATCATGCAGGAATTAGCATACTGTACAGCAGGCCAGGCAGGATGGGAAACGCAGGAAAAATGTTTGCTTGACTCTTCCTGGCTAACCAAACAGTCTGGAAAAAACTGGGAGTAAATCAGCAATATGCAATAACTTAATTATACACTACCCAAAGTGGAAGTGACTATGAGAAGCTGCTGAAATGTTGTTTTGCTTACTTGAAGACTTCTTGACCTTTGTACCCCTAAATTCCTGCGGTGGACGCCTGGTCTACAGCCGAGACACTTCACCTATTGAGACAATTCATTCCAAACGAATGGGATGTTTGAAGCTAACCGGTAGCTATTCAAATAGAGAAATATACACTTTCTAACAATGCACAAAAGAAGAAATTAGCTGATAAATCATTATAACTGTTACAAATTAGCAGTACTAAGTACTAACAAAGAAATGAAAACAGGTATAAAGTAAACCAATGTCTATAAATGCATATAAAAGATGACTCTTTTTTTTTGATCCATATAAAAGATGACTCAAACATCCTATGCAAGCCGTTTattaagtaactcaaacaaatagACAAATAACATAGTCCCGACATCTTTTGCAAGCCTTTTATTACATCTCACGAATAAATGGCAAATAACATAGGCCCATACATAAGATGAACTTCTAGACTaattgcttccagggaactcttCCATCCAGCAGGGGGTGTATGGAAAAGATTTGATTTTCTCCTGTTCATTAACTAACTCTTTGAAATATATATAATCCTTTGGGTATATATTTCCTAAATCTTCAATCTTGGAGCCATTTAAATGGTATGCCAGACATATCCGTTCTGATGCACTCAAGAAGATAATCTCTTTATATGGGTGAAACCCAAGTATCCTAAGGTCCTCATCACGTGAATCATCATAATGCTCTTCATCCGAATAACAGTCTTCACTCATACCTCCATAGTTAAGTGCATTATCATTGTTTGAGTTCCATACCAATTTCTTCTCAACTACTACATTCTTATCTTCTAAGTAACCACTATGATCAATCATGTCTTCCTCTTCAACATCCTCGTCAGAGTTCCATTCGGTATTCTCTTTGGTTGTTGCTTTCTTGCTGTCTTCTTGGCAATCAGAAGAACGGAACAGTTTGTAGTTAATATCTTCTAAGATCCATTGATCTCTTCCGCAAAAATGGTGACCTGCTAGCACGTGCTTAAGGTCTATGTTATGCTTCAACATCCACTCCACTTGCCCACACGATTCATTAAGGATCCAAACTCGAAGCAAATACTTATCCCGAGGCCAGTACATATCAGATGCCACAATGTACACCCCCTTTTTTGATCTTGCTATATTAATGTCCAGATGGCCCTCCACTGTAAGGTCCATTGGTGGTTTAATTACACTGTATGTATTGTTAGACAATGATATTCTGCAAAATCAGGCCAAAAATTGTGTTAACAAGAAACTAGTAAGATAAAATTCTAATCAAATACAGTATTAAACAGTGTACCTCATGAGAAAATTATGATTACAGTGTACATAAAGTGCTCCTCGAAAATAGACGGCGCTGAATCGCCAGTAACCCACTCGCATTTGACTAACGGTCCCTGCAGCATCCCCTTGTCGGCTGAAACACCTCTCCTCCCAACAACCCGACTTGGATGAGAAAACATATATCTTGCATAGGGATGGTGACCATTCAGACTGCTCCATTGAGGGGTCTACCTTGTAGTAGCGGTACAAAGTGGGGATCTTAAACACCTCGTAGTGAGGTGATACCATCGGATCATAGACTAGATGCGTGCTACGGTGCATGACATGCCCTATACCATCCTCCTCAGCCGGGCACGTTGGCAGAATATTCCAGCGTCGCGTTGCAGGGTTAACCACGCAGTTACTCTGAAGCAAAAGGAGCCCGTTGCAGTGATCTTGGATGTTGTAGTTTCGCCAATCAACGCAGCCCTCCTCCCAGAAATATCCGCAATGGGGGCTAGCGGAGGGCAGGAAGCTAAGATCGCCGCTGACCGCACGGGAGCCggcggccgaggaggaggaggaggaggaggggcgggcGAGGAATTCTGGGTACTTGTGCTCGTCGAAGTGGACGAAGAGGCCGGCGAGCGTGAGCGGGAGCAGGTCGGCGCGCAGGAGGCGGCGGCCGTCCACGGCGTCCCGCCAGGCCCTGCACACGCAGCGGGAAGCTGCGAGCCAGCGCGGCGGCACGCGGCGGAGGACGGCCGCGAGCACGTCGTCCGGTAGGTGCGCCGCCTGGCCCTCCTCGTCCATGCCGTCGCCGCGAGGAGCTGTCGGCTGGTTTTCAGCGCTGGCCATCGCCTCGATTTCCTTTTGAGATGCGAGAACCTCGATTTCGATTTGATTTGGGGAAGAAACTCAGGATCGGTCGAGGAGGTGTATTCCGATCGAGAAAGCAGTTCGGCTCGGTTTGGACGATCAGCCCAGACCCGACATGGTTACTCCATCtttttttccctcaaaaaaaaaagttaCTCTGTCTTTTGTGCGATTTATCTCTGTGGTTTTTTTACACAACGGAAGGTCAGTCTGTTCATGGTTTGGTGTCAAACCAGCTAAACCATGTGCCCAGCCCGCACCGGACCAGctatacttttttttttttttttttttgcaaatgagAAACTTCATTAGTCAAATGACAGGATTACAATCACTCCGAAGAGTGTCAGAAAGAAAACCTGGGTTATAGTTTATCCACAGGCATCTTCTCCTATCCGATCTAGCTTGTTTAGCACACAAGTGAGCTGCTTGATTAGCATCCCGGCTAATTAAAGAAATGCTAAAGCTAGAAAAGTTCTCGTAATCTCCAAGATTTCCTGACAAATAGGTTTAAGTTCTGATCTATTCAGGCAATCAGCATTAAGCAATTGTACTACCTCACTGCAGTCGCTTTCAATGATAATCTGCTGATAGCCCATCTCCACAGCCAGTCTAGCTCCGTCTCGGATCGCCATAGCTTCCATCAACGATGCATTACCTGAGTGTTCGTACCAGAGCGCCTGAGCTCGCATTAACATCCCTTGATGATTTCTTACAACAAGTCCTGTGCTTCCTGACATAGTGTCTTCGACAAAGCAAGCATCAGTATTCATCTTTAACACATCCATTTGTGGAGGATGCCAGCGTGCTTTTGGTTTCAATGGTTTCTTTGGCTTGTCCTTCCCTACCCGAGAGAGATCAACTGTTGTTTGCATCACCCAGCGAACAGAATTAGTAACAGTTCGGCCTCCTTCACCATGTTTCCGAGCGTTACGCTCTTTCCATATAGCCCAGCATCCGCACAAGAGTAAAGCTGTATCTTCTTCCTTAATTTTAGGATTATCAATCATATCCATAGCCCAAAATTCTGGATGAAACGATGGCAGTTTAAGATTCATCGTCTCACGCAAATCTTGCCAGAACACCTTTGCCCATGTACACTGAAAGAGGGCATGGAAAATTGATTCTTCAGCTGCCCCACATGCTTCACAAGAAGAAATCCGTTCCATGTGTCTCTCCTTAAGAATTAATCGCGACGGAACAAATTTTCTTATCACCCTCCACCAGAAGGAACAGACTTTTGGCGGGACTGGTAATTTCCACAACTTCTTCCAACATATAGTTGAAGAACTACCTGAACCAGAGGCATtattagctctttgaatcaatgcCATTAGCCTGTACGCAGAGCGGACAGTGAAATTGCCGCTCTTCTCTTGCGTCCATGCATATTCATCCTCCGAGTACCCAGTGGTATTCTACGTATTGCTTGCCTATCTGTATCTATGAAGTTTTCTTCCAGCTTCTCCTCGGACCATGTCATTTGGTTATCATCAATAAGTTCTTCAACCAAAATAGCCTTAGCTCCAGAAGGTTTtgctaaaggccgtccattcaaatTATCTGGAATCCAAGGATCTTCAAAAACTCGAATGGTTGAACCATCCCCAACCCTCTTAATCAGCCCCTTGTCGAGAGCTTCTCTGCCATGTAAGATAGCTCTCCACGTATGAGATGAGTTTCTCTTACGCCGTGCTGACATAAAATCAGAATTGGGATAGTATTTTCCTTTCAACACTTTTGCACATAGTGAGTTAGGATTTGTTAGCAGCCTCCAACCCTGTTTAGCTAACATCGATTGATTAAAAAGTTGGATATCTCTAAATCCCATACCTCCCATGACTTTTGGAATAGCAATATCACACCATTTTTTTCCAATGGATCTTCCGCTTAAGCTCATTTCCTCCCCACCAGTACCTTGCAATAATGCTCGTAATCCTTTTACACATTTTCTTTGACAACCGAAAACAGCTCATAGAATATGTCGGTATTGCTTGACATATTGCTTTTATCAGTACCTCACGAGCGGCACCGCTCAGATTTTTTGCCGCATAACC encodes:
- the LOC127321697 gene encoding uncharacterized protein codes for the protein MASAENQPTAPRGDGMDEEGQAAHLPDDVLAAVLRRVPPRWLAASRCVCRAWRDAVDGRRLLRADLLPLTLAGLFVHFDEHKYPEFLARPSSSSSSSAAGSRAVSGDLSFLPSASPHCGYFWEEGCVDWRNYNIQDHCNGLLLLQSNCVVNPATRRWNILPTCPAEEDGIGHVMHRSTHLVYDPMVSPHYEVFKIPTLYRYYKVDPSMEQSEWSPSLCKIYVFSSKSGCWEERCFSRQGDAAGTVSQMRVGYWRFSAVYFRGALYVHCNHNFLMRISLSNNTYSVIKPPMDLTVEGHLDINIARSKKGVYIVASDMYWPRDKYLLRVWILNESCGQVEWMLKHNIDLKHVLAGHHFCGRDQWILEDINYKLFRSSDCQEDSKKATTKENTEWNSDEDVEEEDMIDHSGYLEDKNVVVEKKLVWNSNNDNALNYGGMSEDCYSDEEHYDDSRDEDLRILGFHPYKEIIFLSASERICLAYHLNGSKIEDLGNIYPKDYIYFKELVNEQEKIKSFPYTPCWMEEFPGSN